The proteins below come from a single Plasmodium sp. gorilla clade G2 genome assembly, chromosome: 13 genomic window:
- a CDS encoding lysine--tRNA ligase — protein MTSKSLLLSFLKYKKVNTYIFEKSFSNILKNTKKQIDCHSKSCFVTMNEKKEHVLEGEKNKRVVNANKDKKKEEEGEVDPRLYFENRSKFIQEQKDKGINPYPHKFERTISIPEFIEKYKDLNNGEHLEDTILNITGRIMRVSASGQKLRFFDLVGDGEKIQVLANYSFHNHEKGNFVECYDKIRRGDIVGIVGFPGKSKKGELSIFPNETILLSACLHMLPMKYGLKDTEIRYRQRYLDLLINESSRHTFITRTKIINFLRNFLNERGFFEVETPMMNLIAGGANARPFITHHNDLDLDLYLRIATELPLKMLIVGGIDKVYEIGKVFRNEGIDNTHNPEFTSCEFYWAYADYNDLIKWSEDFFSQLVYHLFGTYKISYNKDGPENPPIEIDFTPPYPKVSIVEEIERATNTTLEQPFDSNETIQKMINIIKEHKIEMPNPPTAAKLLDQLASHFIENKYNDKPFFIVEHPQIMSPLAKYHRSKPGLTERLEMFICGKEVLNAYTELNDPFKQKECFKSQQKDREKGDTEAAQLDSAFCTSLEYGLPPTGGLGLGIDRITMFLTNKNSIKDVILFPTMRPAN, from the exons atGACAAGTAAGTCATTGTTATTAtcctttttaaaatataaaaaagtgaatacatatatttttgaaaaatcGTTCTccaatattttaaaaaacacaaaaaagCAGATTGATTGTCATTCTAAAAGTTGTTTTGTCACAATGAATGAGAAAAAAGAGCACGTTCTTGAGGGTGAAAAGAATAAGCGAGTGGTGAATGCAAACAA AGATAAGAAAAAAGAGGAAGAAGGTGAAGTGGATCCAAgattatattttgaaaatcGATCTAAATTTATACAAGAACAAAAAGATAAAGGAATAAATCCCTATCCTCACAAATTTGAAAGGACTATAAGTATTCCTGAGTTTATTGAGAAATATAAAGATTTAAATAATGGTGAACATTTAGAAGAtacaatattaaatataactGGTCGTATAATGAGAGTTTCTGCATCTGGTCAGAAGTTACGTTTTTTTGATTTAGTTGGAGATGGAGAAAAGATTCAAGTATTAGCtaattattcttttcataATCATGAAAAAGGAAATTTTGTTGAATGTTATGATAAGATAAGAAGAGGTGATATTGTAGGTATTGTAGGATTTCCAGGTAAAAGTAAGAAAGGAGAATTAAGTATATTTCCTAATGAAACAATTTTACTTTCAGCTTGTTTACATATGCTACCTATGAAATATGGTTTAAAAGATACTGAGATTAGATATAGACAAAGATATTtagatttattaattaatgaATCATCAAGACATACATTTATAACAAGAactaaaataattaatttcttaagaaattttttaaatgaaagaGGTTTTTTTGAAGTTGAAACACCTATGATGAATTTAATTGCTGGTGGTGCAAATGCAAGACCATTTATTACACATCATAATGATTTAGATTTAGATTTATATTTACGTATTGCTACTGAATTACCattaaaaatgttaataGTAGGTGGTATAGATAAAGTATATGAAATAGGTAAAGTTTTTAGAAATGAAGGTATTGATAATACACATAATCCTGAATTTACTTCTTGTGAATTCTATTGGGCTTATGCTGATTataatgatttaataaaatggTCAGAAGATTTCTTTTCACAGTTagtatatcatttatttggtacatataaaatctcatataataaagatgGACCAGAAAATCCACCCATAGAAATTGATTTCACACCACCATATCCAAAAGTTTCTATTGTAGAAGAAATTGAAAGAGCAACCAATACAACACTAGAACAACCATTCGATTCAAATGAAACTATTCAAAAaatgattaatattattaaagaaCATAAAATTGAAATGCCTAATCCTCCCACTGCAGCGAAATTATTAGATCAACTTGCTTCACAttttattgaaaataaatataatgataaaccATTTTTTATTGTCGAACACCCACAAATTATGAGCCCACTTGCAAAATATCATAGAAGTAAACCTGGACTGACAGAAAGATTAGAAATGTTTATTTGTGGAAAAGAAGTTCTAAATGCATACACAGAATTAAATGATCCTTTTAAACAAAAGGAATGTTTCAAATCACAACAAAAAGATAGAGAAAAAGGTGACACAGAAGCAGCACAATTAGATTCTGCATTTTGTACCTCTCTAGAATATGGTTTACCACCCACTGGAGGTTTAGGATTAGGTATTGATAGAATCACTATGTTTTTGACTAACAAAAATTCTATAAAGGATGTTATACTATTCCCCACCATGCGACCAGCCAATTGA
- a CDS encoding small nuclear ribonucleoprotein E, putative — MATTNKKLQKIMTQPINQIFRFFTNKTVVQIWLYDKPDMRIEGIILGFDEYMNMVLDQTKEISVKKNTKKELGKILLKGDTITLIMEV; from the exons ATGGCTACGACAAATAAGAAGttacaaaaaattatgacCCAACCTATA AACCAAATATTTAGGTTTTTTACAAACAAAACGGTTGTGCAAATATGGTTATATGATAAACCTGATATGAGAATAGAAGGGATTATATTG GGATTTGAcgaatatatgaatatggTATTAGACCAAACAAAAGAAATATCAgtaaagaaaaatacaaaaaaagaacttggaaaaatattattaaaagggGATACAATAACTTTAATCATGGAAGTGTAA
- a CDS encoding ubiquitin-activating enzyme E1, putative — protein MQNEEYKRLISLWGVEHQEILMSNSILFLGSSLLILEICKGLVLSGVSNLTIIDNELIDIDNLRNYKLYYNLCNLNDYKCKVIEQYLIRTNRNVNINSIIANPMEYFYNILKERKEVEIYKCNDKIKTHIDILICNLNVKDNIYIEKLCNKHNINVITCNYINMIGYLNICLKENNHFYIHNNNNNNYNSFFFYHYIALSLLNIPEINEYVKKIDYTSFKHNNVINKILFLIKCYKDIYNIEQEKKNIIINKNKNNINSNNINNYYIHSGEIINCNDILLYIKNKLFLTSLSFPYIQNITHEFLTVHNILCIIKKYKIQSDIHNYHNNFSICKNHISFFLIVYKSFIKENHDLPYLYDDINFEDQNINTILMKKKQQHIQKLQNIINKKKIKYSFYKPFTITYFGYFFSHFHNIRYITKDQIKNNDELLNHWQKFMYLYEYSMDKKENKNYIYRGNTYDNNNNIYRDNTYDDNNNNNIYLDHTCNNNHNYSCSNNHYKHKIEIKKKKKKKGNPILLCNNKSNDILYFYKSKLNDHIKGKIKDGIPNILLNNNIYTMYTSIYQKKDIYFVKNLLIHSHRNTSILMNSIQNINNSFMKYNKTNNFCSNICLVLLMSGFITQEILKIASLYLKPHINYYFFEL, from the coding sequence aTGCAAAATGAAGAATACAAAAGATTAATATCCTTATGGGGAGTAGAACATCAAGAAATATTGATGAGTAATTCTATCCTTTTTTTAGGTAGTtcactattaatattagaaATATGTAAAGGTTTAGTATTGAGCGGTGTATCTAATTTGACTATTATAGACAATGAACTAATAGATATAGATAAtttaagaaattataaattatattataatttatgtaatttaaatgattatAAATGTAAAGTGATAGAAcaatatttaataagaaCAAATAGAAATGTTAATATTAATTCGATTATAGCAAATCCAatggaatatttttataatattttaaaagaaagaaaagaagttgagatatataaatgtaatgataaaataaaaacacatatagatatattaatatgtaatttGAATgttaaagataatatatatatagaaaaattatgtaataagcataatataaatgttataacgtgtaattatattaatatgataggttatttaaatatatgtttaaaagaaaataatcacttttatattcataataataataataataattataatagtttttttttttatcattatatagcCTTGTCTTTATTAAACATACcagaaataaatgaatatgtaaaaaaGATAGATTATACATCTTTCAAACATAAcaatgtaataaataaaattcttttcctcattaaatgttataaggatatatataatatagaacaagaaaaaaaaaatataataataaataaaaataaaaataatattaatagtaataatataaataattattatatacattctggtgaaataataaattgtaatgatatattattatatattaaaaacaaattattcTTAACAAGTTTATCATTTccatatattcaaaatataacaCATGAATTCTTAACAGTGcacaatatattatgtataataaaaaaatataaaattcaaTCAGACATCcataattatcataacaATTTCTCTATATGTAAAAATCATAtatctttctttttaattgtatataaaaGTTTTATCAAAGAAAATCATGATTTACCCTATCTATATGATGACATAAATTTTGAAGAccaaaatattaatacaattctaatgaaaaaaaaacaacagcatatacaaaaattacaaaatataattaataagaaaaaaatcaaatattctttttacaaGCCATTTACTATAACTTATTTtggttattttttttctcactttcataatataagatatataacAAAGGatcaaattaaaaataacgATGAATTATTGAATCACTGGCAAAAATTTATGTATCTATATGAATATAGCAtggataaaaaagaaaataaaaattatatatatagaggcaatacatatgataataataataatatatatagagacaatacatatgatgataataataataataatatatatttagaccatacatgtaataataatcataattattcatGTTCAAATAACCATTATAAACACAAaatagaaattaaaaaaaaaaaaaaaaaaaaaggtaatCCAATTCTTTTATGTAATAACAAAAGTAATGAtatcctttatttttataaaagcaAATTAAATGATCATATTAAAGGGAAAATAAAAGATGGAATACCCAacattcttttaaataataatatatatacaatgtaTACATCtatataccaaaaaaaagatatatattttgtaaagaATCTACTCATACATAGTCACAGAAATACATCCATTCTAATGAACTCcatacaaaatattaataactcttttatgaaatataataagacAAATAATTTTTGTAGTAATATATGTTTGGTTTTATTAATGTCTGGATTTATAACACAAGAAATTCTAAAGATTGCCTCACTGTATTTAAAGCCGCACATAAATTACTACTTTTTCGAACTataa